A region of the Flavobacteriaceae bacterium MAR_2010_188 genome:
AATAAGACTCAGGTCTTTTATCGTATAACATTATAATATTTGCGGCAAAACTTTCTAACCTGTCGCTTAAATCGTATCTCGCTTCACTCATTCTTTATAAGTACTGTCAACTTCATCAAATTCAACTTCAACTTCAAATTCGTCCTACATATGCTTCACCTCATCGGGCAATTCATAAAAAGTAGGATGTCTATAAACTTTATCCTGTGCTGGCTCAAACATTTCGCCATTGTGTTCAGGGTTCGAAGCCGTGATGTGTTTGGATTCTACCACCCAAATACTTACTCCCTCATTTCTTCTGGTGTAAACATCCCGTGCATTTTCCATTGCCATTTCTGCATCTGCAGCATGCAGACTTCCAA
Encoded here:
- a CDS encoding ring-1,2-phenylacetyl-CoA epoxidase subunit PaaB; the encoded protein is MLNLFQHLTNRINLKNTRLRGHKMKKNWPLWEVFVRSKNGLEHRHFGSLHAADAEMAMENARDVYTRRNEGVSIWVVESKHITASNPEHNGEMFEPAQDKVYRHPTFYELPDEVKHM